The Niallia circulans nucleotide sequence TGGAAGAGACTCCTTCCAGGCATATCAAACAATCGCTGTTATCGCACAGGTTGGTGCAGTACTTGGTGTGATTTTAAAAGCGAAAAACCAAGAAACGAGAAAAGTCAGCATCTCTGCTGGAGTGACTGGGGTTTTCGGGATAACAGAGCCAGCGATTTACGGAGTTAACCTGCGCTTTAAGAAGCCATTTATCTTTGGCTGTATTGGCGGCGGTATCGGAGCTATCACAGCGAGCTTCTTTAATCCATATTACTTTGCTTATGCAGGACTACCAGGTCCATTAACAATCGTAAATGGTATTGATTCAGAGTATCCATCATCTGTGTGGGGAATTCTTATTGGGTCTGCGATTGCGATCATTCTACCTGTTGTTTTAGTGCAAATCTTTGGTTATGGTGAAAAGCAAGAAAGCACGAAGACGACAGAAAAACAACCAGAAGCTGCAGCAGCTGCGAAAGAGATGGCAGCAGCAGCTGAAAATGAAGTAACAATTGCATCCCCGCTTAGCGGCAAAGTAATACCTCTAACTGCTGTGCCTGATGAAGTGTTCAGCTCAGGTGCAATGGGTCAAGGTATTGCAATTGAACCAACAGAAGCAAAAGTGTATGCTCCTTTTGAAGGAACGGTCGTAATGGTTGCACCAACTAAACATGCCATTGGATTGAAAGCAGAAAACGGTGTTGAACTATTGATTCACATTGGTTTGGATACAGTGACACTTGATGGCAGTCCATTCACCGTCAAAGTAAAAGATGGAGAAAAATTCAATAAAGGTGATTTATTAATTGAATTTGATAAAGACTATATCTTGGACAAAGGCTTAAAAACGATTACACCTGTAATCATTACAAATTCCTTTGCTTATGAACAAATCATTAGTGAGAATTTGGAAAATTGTACATTTAATCAAAAATTGTTTACTGTAGTTAAATAAGGAGGAAGACAAATATGAGTAAATTACCGAAGGATTTTCTATGGGGCGGCGCACTTGCTGCACACCAATTTGAAGGCGGCTGGAATGCTGGTGGAAAAGGCCCAAGTGTTGTCGATGTTATGACAGCAGGTGCACATGGCGTAGCACGAAAAATTACCGATACAATTGAGGAAAATGAGTTTTATCCAAACCATGAAGCAATTGATTTCTATCATCATTATAAAGAAGATATTGCCTTATTCGCAGAAATGGGCTTAAAGTGTTTGCGAACGTCTATCGGCTGGAGCAGAATTTTCCCGAACGGTGACGAGGAAACACCAAATGAAGCAGGCTTGCAATTTTATGATGACGTGTTCGACGAGCTGTTAAAGCACGGAATTGAGCCTGTTATTACCCTTTCTCACTTTGAAATGCCGCTTCATTTGGCAAGAGAACTTGGCGGGTTCCGAAATCGTAAAGTAGTCGATTACTTTGTGACATTTGCAGAGGCTTGCTTTGACCGCTACAAAGACAAAGTGAAATATTGGATGACTTTCAATGAAATCAATAACCAAATGGATGTTGATAACCCACTATTCCTTTGGACAAATTCAGGTGTTACTGTTCAAGAAGGCGAAAACCCAAAAGAAGTTATGTACCAAACAGCCCATCATGAGCTTATTGCAAGTGCCTTGTCTGTAGCTGCTGGTAAAAAAATCAATCCTGAGTTCCAAATTGGCGCAATGGTTTCACATGTACCTATTTATCCATTCTCTTGTAACCCAGAAGACATCATGCTTGCAGAAGAAGAAATGAGACAACGCTACTTCTTCCCTGATGTCCATGTACGCGGTGCTTATCCGAAATACGCTTTAAAAGAATTTGAAAGAGAAGGCTATAACATCAAATTTGAAGAAGGCGATGACGAAATCCTGCGAAATGGTACTGTTGATTACTTAGGCTTCAGCTACTATATGTCAACAACGGTGAAAAGTGATGTCGTCAATGACAACAGCGGTGATATCGTGAACGGTGCCTTGCGTAACGGTGTTGAAAATCCATATATTAAATCAAGTGACTGGGGCTGGGCAATTGATCCGACGGGCTTACGCTATACACTTAATCGTTTTTACGATCGCTACCAAATCCCTCTTTTCA carries:
- the bglA gene encoding 6-phospho-beta-glucosidase BglA, with translation MSKLPKDFLWGGALAAHQFEGGWNAGGKGPSVVDVMTAGAHGVARKITDTIEENEFYPNHEAIDFYHHYKEDIALFAEMGLKCLRTSIGWSRIFPNGDEETPNEAGLQFYDDVFDELLKHGIEPVITLSHFEMPLHLARELGGFRNRKVVDYFVTFAEACFDRYKDKVKYWMTFNEINNQMDVDNPLFLWTNSGVTVQEGENPKEVMYQTAHHELIASALSVAAGKKINPEFQIGAMVSHVPIYPFSCNPEDIMLAEEEMRQRYFFPDVHVRGAYPKYALKEFEREGYNIKFEEGDDEILRNGTVDYLGFSYYMSTTVKSDVVNDNSGDIVNGALRNGVENPYIKSSDWGWAIDPTGLRYTLNRFYDRYQIPLFIVENGFGAIDTISEDGSIHDPERIQYLKSHIEALEKAVEYDGVDLIGYTPWGIIDIVSFTTGEMKKRYGMIYVDRDNEGNGSMKRYKKDSFAWYKNVIETNGEEL